A single genomic interval of bacterium harbors:
- the xseA gene encoding exodeoxyribonuclease VII large subunit produces MQSNRDEHILTISQLTRQIKDVLERQFGTVSVAGEISNFHRHSSGHWYFTLKDVDAQLSAVMFRGSAQGVFFRPENGMEVVCTGRLTVYEPRGNYQIVVSAMQPRGAGALQIAFDKLKRKLHDEGLFDDARKRALPPYPSTVALVTSKTGAAVRDMISVIRRRNPSVQLVMLPVQVQGAVAAQQIADALDLCNEYNLSAKDTGIDVIITGRGGGSIEDLWAFNEEIVARAIARSHIPVISAVGHEVDYTIADFAADRRAATPSVAGEIVVPSRSELLRDLENITFTAWKFVDSSLYARRQQLRLLLGDRAFSRLEGQLSSAVQTVDDRHERMRRSVKQALDSRRHGIELAAQRLAAQERSIEKRTHTVEVLKQRLAAHNPAHFFRRGAVLIRRGDEPVTSVHQLQPGDFISLTLRDGNAQANILQTEDHGEKDK; encoded by the coding sequence CTCACCATATCGCAGCTGACGCGGCAGATCAAGGATGTGCTTGAACGCCAGTTCGGCACGGTGTCCGTCGCCGGGGAAATCTCCAATTTTCATCGGCATTCCTCCGGCCACTGGTACTTCACGCTGAAGGACGTGGACGCACAGCTCTCAGCCGTGATGTTTCGCGGAAGCGCGCAAGGCGTGTTTTTTCGCCCGGAAAACGGGATGGAAGTTGTGTGCACCGGGCGTCTTACCGTCTACGAACCTCGTGGGAATTACCAGATTGTCGTCAGCGCCATGCAGCCACGCGGCGCAGGTGCATTGCAGATCGCGTTTGACAAACTGAAGCGGAAACTCCATGACGAAGGGTTGTTCGACGACGCGCGGAAACGGGCATTGCCTCCGTATCCCTCCACGGTGGCGCTCGTGACATCGAAAACAGGCGCTGCGGTGCGAGACATGATCAGTGTCATTCGCAGGAGGAATCCCAGCGTGCAGCTGGTCATGCTGCCTGTCCAGGTACAGGGCGCTGTCGCGGCACAGCAGATCGCGGACGCCCTCGACCTCTGTAATGAGTATAATCTGAGCGCGAAAGATACCGGTATCGACGTCATCATTACGGGCAGGGGAGGCGGATCGATCGAGGATCTCTGGGCATTCAACGAGGAAATCGTTGCCCGTGCTATCGCTCGATCGCATATCCCCGTTATCAGTGCGGTAGGACATGAAGTCGATTATACCATCGCGGATTTCGCTGCGGACAGACGCGCGGCCACACCCTCCGTCGCCGGCGAGATCGTGGTGCCTTCACGAAGTGAACTGCTCCGGGACCTTGAAAACATTACGTTTACTGCATGGAAATTCGTAGATTCCAGTCTGTATGCGCGTCGCCAACAGCTTCGTTTGCTTCTCGGAGACCGTGCCTTTTCGCGGCTTGAAGGACAGCTGAGCAGCGCCGTTCAGACGGTTGACGACAGACACGAACGTATGCGCCGCAGCGTGAAGCAGGCGCTTGACAGCAGACGGCATGGCATCGAGCTCGCGGCTCAGCGACTCGCTGCTCAGGAGCGCAGCATTGAGAAACGAACGCACACCGTAGAGGTGCTCAAACAGCGTCTCGCGGCGCATAATCCCGCCCACTTCTTCCGCAGGGGCGCCGTGTTGATACGTCGCGGCGACGAACCCGTCACCTCCGTCCATCAGCTGCAGCCCGGCGATTTTATCTCACTCACTCTGCGCGATGGAAATGCGCAGGCCAATATTCTTCAAACGGAAGACCATGGCGAAAAAGACAAATGA
- a CDS encoding riboflavin synthase, which translates to MFTGIIEEQGRLLTVLPFGKGRKLEIEASTALEDCSIGDSIAINGVCLTVVAFSGRSFTVEAVEETMLKSTLGALQRGAAVNLERALRANGKLGGHFVQGHVDFTSEILGTEKRDDSWMVEVSFPESASANIIPVGSIAVDGVSLTVAEKFGGSFRVSVIPHTFAETLFHTYTRGTRVNIELDMIGKYVLNYVRSSTGESGITEGFLKNLGY; encoded by the coding sequence ATGTTTACCGGTATCATTGAAGAGCAGGGACGCCTCCTGACAGTGCTTCCGTTCGGCAAGGGCAGGAAACTGGAAATTGAGGCAAGCACAGCGCTTGAGGACTGCAGCATCGGGGACAGTATCGCCATCAACGGTGTCTGTCTGACGGTGGTCGCATTTTCCGGCCGCAGCTTCACTGTCGAAGCAGTTGAGGAAACCATGCTGAAGTCCACCCTCGGTGCATTACAGCGTGGCGCAGCCGTGAACCTCGAACGCGCACTCAGGGCGAATGGGAAGCTGGGCGGGCACTTCGTGCAGGGCCATGTGGATTTCACATCAGAAATTCTGGGCACGGAAAAGCGCGATGACAGCTGGATGGTAGAAGTCTCATTCCCTGAATCGGCCTCCGCGAACATCATTCCCGTCGGCAGCATCGCGGTCGATGGTGTCAGTCTGACCGTCGCTGAAAAGTTCGGTGGCAGTTTCCGCGTCTCCGTCATCCCGCATACCTTTGCGGAAACCCTGTTCCACACCTACACCCGCGGCACACGCGTCAACATCGAACTCGATATGATAGGGAAATACGTCCTGAACTACGTTCGCTCCAGCACCGGGGAGTCTGGTATCACCGAGGGCTTCCTCAAGAATCTCGGTTACTGA
- a CDS encoding methyltransferase domain-containing protein gives MKESTKKNWDDFWDQKSDTKEVYANTDRIRHNLSRNMDLDGKRILEVGAGTGRDSFYMSQDGASLVLLDYSMNSLKIIRNNLPNTDNIGAVGGDAFALPFPDNSFDAVFHQGLLEHFRETDAENLLKENIRVLKPGGLLVVDVPQRWHIYTAIKHVLIALNSWFAGWEREFSVSELRKLLKKLGMQPVDAYGEWMYPSLFYRTFREAFYKIGVKLPLYPRMIPPVSRLREKIRKGMDGSPLKLNTSLSIGVIAKK, from the coding sequence ATGAAGGAATCCACTAAAAAGAACTGGGACGATTTCTGGGATCAGAAATCCGATACCAAGGAAGTTTATGCGAATACGGATCGCATACGGCACAACCTTTCCCGCAATATGGATCTCGATGGCAAACGTATCCTTGAAGTCGGCGCCGGTACAGGTCGTGACAGTTTTTACATGTCACAGGACGGCGCGTCGCTCGTCCTTCTCGATTATTCAATGAATTCCCTGAAGATCATCCGGAACAATCTGCCGAACACGGACAATATTGGGGCTGTCGGCGGCGATGCTTTCGCGCTGCCGTTTCCTGATAATTCTTTCGATGCGGTGTTTCATCAGGGACTGCTGGAACATTTCCGCGAAACGGACGCGGAAAATCTGCTGAAGGAAAATATCCGTGTCCTCAAACCCGGCGGACTCCTGGTCGTCGACGTACCACAGCGCTGGCACATTTACACGGCCATCAAACACGTCCTTATAGCCCTGAATTCCTGGTTTGCGGGCTGGGAACGTGAATTTTCCGTCTCGGAGCTTCGTAAACTGCTTAAAAAGCTCGGAATGCAGCCCGTGGACGCCTACGGTGAATGGATGTATCCCAGCCTCTTTTACCGGACCTTCCGCGAGGCATTCTACAAAATAGGCGTCAAACTCCCTCTCTATCCGCGTATGATTCCGCCAGTTTCGCGCCTTCGTGAGAAAATCCGCAAAGGAATGGACGGTTCCCCGCTCAAACTCAACACCTCGCTCTCCATCGGCGTCATAGCGAAGAAATGA
- a CDS encoding exodeoxyribonuclease VII small subunit — protein sequence MAKKTNETFEKQLARLNEIVQKLDDDDTALEESMKLYEEGIVIVEKCVTYLSEARQKIKELRKRSDGVFELLDVDEE from the coding sequence ATGGCGAAAAAGACAAATGAAACCTTCGAAAAGCAGCTTGCGCGGCTGAACGAGATCGTGCAGAAGCTGGACGACGATGACACCGCTCTCGAAGAAAGCATGAAACTCTACGAGGAAGGGATTGTTATCGTCGAAAAATGTGTTACGTATCTGTCTGAAGCTCGACAGAAAATCAAGGAATTACGTAAGCGGTCTGACGGCGTATTCGAACTGCTCGACGTCGACGAAGAATAG
- a CDS encoding T9SS type A sorting domain-containing protein: MHPLCKITIVCVAIGICVPLTSSAQWTEVDLPRPDYLATPPAIPNLGPFEWADSLNGFVFEMNGSFYRTQDGGESWLRDSLNMAGYDSVRHHFTVRTCDFANASFGVVTIARSYADRDSLLFITTDGGSSWERRPLSVPDRYKMIAEQLLPLDNGNLIHFLSIHAPDSLGDYSVRLDLMRLSTDRGKNWSVFSIDTVDRRVSFLPTRFWIRVDSLHYYKIEYGFETVSEHVGFTSYSADGGQTWIMLKHPYPSNHPLYVGRISGSAGHVARVNDTGIVVSFGGRTLVTRDVKRHYADWGWIRSEDVFPETPGYYVTDMSYIDGWLLCFRKSPYNSDASDTVWIANMQGNRKQHGFPAPKKNLNEPRLHTPAATRIFLKDGAHIWRFDRDVVTVQRFEIPAEIGPGFEIYPNPLMLRNTSRTLHVDFSRDGTGSDFGTVRIHDLRGRLCAEHRWNWHGQTNHVVDITLPEWLPAGMYLVTTETNKFQMDTKRLILMD, encoded by the coding sequence ATGCACCCACTTTGTAAAATCACCATCGTCTGCGTCGCGATCGGAATCTGTGTTCCGCTGACCAGTTCAGCTCAATGGACAGAAGTCGATCTTCCTCGTCCTGACTACCTTGCGACGCCCCCTGCGATTCCTAACCTTGGTCCCTTCGAATGGGCGGATTCCCTCAACGGCTTCGTATTTGAGATGAATGGCTCGTTCTACCGCACGCAGGATGGGGGAGAGTCCTGGTTGCGTGATTCGCTTAACATGGCCGGATACGACAGCGTCCGCCACCATTTCACCGTCCGAACATGCGATTTCGCGAACGCGAGTTTTGGTGTCGTCACGATAGCGCGGTCATATGCTGATCGAGATAGTCTATTGTTCATTACGACCGATGGGGGGAGCAGCTGGGAGCGAAGACCTCTTTCTGTTCCTGACAGGTACAAGATGATTGCAGAGCAGTTGCTGCCACTCGACAACGGAAATCTGATTCACTTTCTGTCAATCCACGCACCGGACAGTCTCGGCGACTATAGCGTGCGACTGGATCTTATGCGGTTATCCACCGACCGGGGTAAGAACTGGTCCGTCTTTTCCATCGATACCGTGGATCGGCGGGTATCGTTTCTCCCAACTCGCTTCTGGATCCGTGTCGATTCTCTTCACTACTATAAAATCGAATACGGCTTCGAAACAGTCAGTGAGCATGTCGGATTCACGTCGTACAGTGCTGACGGCGGTCAAACCTGGATCATGCTCAAACATCCATACCCGAGCAATCATCCACTGTACGTTGGCCGCATCTCAGGAAGTGCAGGGCACGTGGCGAGAGTGAACGATACCGGAATAGTCGTTTCATTTGGAGGCAGGACGCTCGTTACCCGTGACGTAAAGCGTCATTATGCCGACTGGGGTTGGATTCGGTCAGAAGATGTTTTTCCTGAAACACCGGGTTACTATGTCACGGACATGTCCTATATCGACGGTTGGCTGCTTTGTTTTCGCAAAAGCCCTTACAACTCAGACGCATCTGACACCGTGTGGATTGCCAACATGCAGGGAAATCGCAAACAGCATGGATTCCCAGCTCCGAAAAAGAATCTCAATGAACCTCGACTTCACACTCCTGCGGCAACGCGCATTTTTCTCAAAGACGGTGCCCATATCTGGCGTTTCGATCGCGACGTTGTGACCGTACAGCGCTTCGAAATTCCAGCCGAAATTGGACCAGGTTTCGAGATATATCCGAATCCACTTATGCTGCGAAATACATCAAGGACACTACATGTGGATTTCAGCAGGGACGGAACGGGGTCGGATTTCGGTACGGTGCGGATCCATGATTTGCGAGGCAGGCTCTGCGCTGAACACAGATGGAACTGGCACGGACAAACAAATCACGTTGTCGATATCACGCTTCCGGAATGGCTGCCGGCTGGAATGTATCTGGTCACAACCGAGACAAATAAATTTCAGATGGACACCAAGAGACTCATCCTGATGGACTGA
- a CDS encoding glycosyltransferase family 4 protein, translating into MFERLAARGHEVTLYCHYFKGAKHEEIRNGIRIIRQGGRFFFNFHVPLAYFRRFRRENYDVVVDDVNKIPFYTPLFCREPVQGVTHHLFGKSIFLETVFPLAAYVYLMERLIKPVYRKVHFIIGSPSTSKEYLEWGFPKDQVSVVNYCVNKQIYYLDESNTYHRNRIGYFGRLKKYKSVDHLIRAMDRLRDDYPDLHLDIIGDGDDKSRLEALTTELKLGERITFHGFIDEEAKAPLLQQMNFVVNTSSKEGWGLTVVEANACGAPVVAANVPGLRDSVVDGETGLLYDFGNIDDLIAKMKVFLDSTETRDAFRERALAWAAKFDWEHAATETEQLIRRTIARWR; encoded by the coding sequence GTGTTTGAAAGGTTGGCTGCGCGAGGACATGAAGTGACGCTGTACTGTCACTATTTCAAAGGGGCAAAACACGAGGAAATACGAAACGGGATACGGATTATTCGTCAAGGGGGACGATTTTTCTTCAATTTCCACGTTCCACTGGCCTATTTTCGTCGTTTTCGCAGGGAGAATTATGATGTGGTGGTCGATGACGTCAACAAAATCCCCTTCTATACGCCTCTTTTCTGCCGTGAACCCGTCCAGGGCGTAACGCATCACCTCTTTGGAAAGAGTATTTTCCTTGAGACCGTGTTCCCTCTGGCTGCCTATGTCTACCTGATGGAACGACTCATTAAACCGGTATATCGGAAGGTGCATTTCATCATCGGTTCTCCAAGTACATCGAAAGAATACCTGGAATGGGGCTTTCCCAAGGATCAGGTATCCGTTGTTAACTACTGTGTCAACAAGCAGATATACTATCTTGATGAAAGTAATACCTATCATCGTAATCGGATTGGGTATTTCGGAAGATTGAAGAAGTACAAGTCGGTCGATCACCTGATCAGGGCGATGGACAGGCTGCGTGACGACTATCCGGATCTTCATCTCGACATCATCGGTGATGGTGATGACAAATCCAGGCTCGAGGCGCTCACAACGGAACTGAAGCTCGGGGAACGTATCACGTTTCACGGTTTCATTGATGAGGAAGCCAAGGCTCCCCTTCTGCAGCAGATGAACTTTGTAGTGAATACGTCTTCAAAGGAAGGCTGGGGACTCACCGTCGTCGAAGCCAACGCCTGTGGCGCTCCTGTCGTCGCCGCGAATGTACCGGGACTCAGGGATTCCGTCGTCGACGGAGAGACCGGGCTGCTTTACGATTTCGGCAATATTGACGACCTGATCGCCAAAATGAAGGTGTTTCTCGACTCCACAGAAACGCGTGACGCGTTCCGTGAGCGCGCACTGGCCTGGGCTGCGAAATTCGACTGGGAGCACGCTGCCACCGAAACCGAGCAGCTCATCCGCCGTACCATCGCCCGCTGGCGGTAA
- a CDS encoding class I SAM-dependent methyltransferase, translating to MSEDENVKSFIVGKYDGEAEEKDNPQWMEKGKSVRVPESTAAHYFIDRKVEMALKLSPPEPGLRVHEIGCSFGHMTSLLARKFDHLIASDISPKSVEIAAERFRHYGIDNVDFVVADAENMPQFKDEEFDRVYSFSTIRFCPNPDRAMAEIFRSMKSGGTLVVDFPNRVSPWHVLIKAISGINKHEHDNLYTKRTAVQLVEDAGFVNVEAVEFLFTTKRLPKTVLPIFKLADRVLEKTPLRRLAGIIMIRARKS from the coding sequence ATGAGCGAAGACGAAAACGTCAAATCCTTCATCGTCGGCAAATACGATGGGGAAGCGGAGGAGAAGGATAACCCGCAATGGATGGAAAAAGGGAAGAGCGTTCGCGTCCCTGAGTCCACCGCCGCACATTATTTCATCGACCGCAAGGTGGAGATGGCGCTGAAGCTGTCGCCGCCGGAGCCAGGGCTCCGCGTCCATGAAATCGGCTGCAGCTTCGGTCACATGACTTCGCTGCTCGCCAGGAAATTCGACCATCTCATCGCGTCCGACATATCTCCGAAAAGCGTGGAAATCGCTGCAGAGCGTTTTCGACACTACGGTATCGACAACGTGGACTTTGTCGTTGCCGATGCGGAAAACATGCCGCAGTTCAAGGACGAGGAATTCGACCGCGTGTATTCTTTTTCCACCATTCGTTTCTGTCCCAATCCCGATCGCGCCATGGCGGAAATTTTCCGATCGATGAAAAGCGGGGGGACACTGGTGGTGGATTTTCCGAATCGCGTGTCTCCCTGGCATGTTCTGATCAAGGCGATATCGGGCATCAACAAACACGAGCACGACAATCTCTACACGAAGCGCACCGCCGTGCAGCTTGTGGAGGATGCAGGCTTTGTCAACGTCGAGGCGGTAGAGTTCCTGTTCACCACCAAGCGGCTTCCCAAAACGGTCCTGCCCATATTCAAACTCGCCGATCGCGTCCTTGAGAAAACCCCGCTGCGCCGTCTCGCCGGCATCATCATGATACGCGCCCGCAAATCCTGA
- a CDS encoding phosphodiester glycosidase family protein, with amino-acid sequence MLLCAVLLTPSVAQAQPDRETALPPDSSRELAPGVLYSHAYVPKTRLSVHTLQIDLKNPLVGVRLGKGLDHISGLEQVHSILHRYDSIVAPVRVLAGCNANFWKAGTIHPMGPTVSDGELLIARQYKNWSSVAFTENNTVVIDTFRMDVTMQTRLGDIPVSRLNRRVDSAEVVLYTSFFGPSVPFIDTLGIRESSRDTITDDSESAIDTLIMAKMDSVWSISPESGTLKLQFTYLYPPAANTIIPCRVTGMDTGFVAIPDNGGVLSFGKGPFPLFSSLFVGDTFSIASRLDPVVPGPVVQMTGGTPRIVRDGEVSVEWEEEGLRKTRFVEGHYGRSSIGVSRSGDTLILITVEPYNRRHRRRGVPLATLARLQIARGAWQAMNLDGGSSATMVVEGETRVPLSGNRGSRKISTALMVYERLGIVTGREFPKIRKIMRLE; translated from the coding sequence ATGCTCCTTTGCGCCGTGTTGCTGACGCCTTCAGTGGCGCAGGCTCAGCCGGACCGCGAAACGGCGCTGCCGCCTGACAGCAGCCGCGAGCTGGCCCCGGGCGTATTGTATTCGCATGCGTACGTACCGAAGACCCGGCTCTCCGTGCATACCCTGCAGATTGACCTCAAAAACCCTCTCGTTGGTGTGAGACTGGGGAAGGGACTCGATCACATTTCAGGACTCGAACAGGTACACAGCATACTGCATCGTTACGACAGTATTGTGGCCCCTGTGCGTGTGCTGGCAGGCTGCAACGCAAACTTCTGGAAGGCCGGCACGATTCATCCCATGGGTCCCACCGTCAGCGACGGAGAACTGCTGATAGCACGGCAATACAAGAACTGGTCGTCTGTCGCTTTCACGGAAAACAACACCGTGGTCATTGACACCTTCCGCATGGACGTCACAATGCAGACGCGGCTCGGGGATATCCCTGTCAGCCGCCTCAACCGCAGGGTCGACTCCGCCGAAGTCGTACTGTACACGTCATTTTTTGGTCCCAGCGTCCCGTTCATCGACACACTCGGCATACGGGAATCCTCACGTGACACCATCACCGATGATTCCGAATCCGCCATCGATACGCTGATCATGGCGAAAATGGACAGCGTGTGGTCGATCAGTCCCGAATCCGGCACGCTGAAACTGCAGTTCACTTACCTGTATCCGCCTGCGGCGAACACGATCATCCCATGTCGGGTGACGGGAATGGACACCGGTTTCGTTGCCATACCCGACAACGGTGGCGTACTCTCATTCGGGAAAGGCCCTTTCCCGCTGTTCTCCTCACTGTTCGTGGGCGACACCTTTTCGATAGCCAGCCGGCTCGATCCCGTCGTTCCTGGACCTGTCGTACAGATGACGGGCGGCACGCCCCGCATCGTCCGCGACGGGGAAGTGAGTGTGGAATGGGAAGAAGAAGGACTCCGGAAAACACGCTTCGTCGAGGGACATTACGGCAGAAGCAGCATCGGTGTGTCCCGCAGCGGTGATACGCTGATTCTCATCACTGTCGAACCTTACAATCGCAGGCACAGGCGCAGGGGCGTTCCACTCGCCACACTGGCCCGGCTGCAGATTGCACGCGGTGCCTGGCAGGCGATGAACCTTGACGGCGGCAGCAGTGCCACCATGGTTGTGGAAGGAGAAACGCGTGTTCCACTGAGCGGCAATCGCGGCAGCAGAAAAATTTCCACGGCCTTGATGGTGTACGAGCGGTTGGGTATTGTTACGGGACGGGAATTCCCGAAAATTCGGAAAATCATGCGACTCGAGTAG
- the dxs gene encoding 1-deoxy-D-xylulose-5-phosphate synthase — MSTSSHTPILDRVNDPSDIRKLEANDLRQLCADIRTFLIDNVARTGGHLGAGLGTVELAVALHYAFQTPEDKIIWDVGHQAYPHKIITGRKDRFHTIRQYGGISGFLKRKESPYDVFGAGHATTSISAALGIAVARDFKGEDYRVVSVIGDGAMTGGMAYEAMNNCGLLKKNMVVVLNDNNMSIAPNVWAISNYFNEIIASPTYNRFRANIWDLAGKLDHIGDRLRKVAARLEGGIKSVLTPGMLFEALGFRYFGPISGHNVVTLTKIFEEVQDWSGPVLVHVITQKGKGYAPAEKDGMNLHGVSPFDKMTGKSPKSASVAPSYTAVFADALVDLVRENDRVVGITAAMSSGTGLDKLQREEPDKYFDVGIAEQHAVTFAAGMATEGYVPVTAIYSTFLQRAFDQVIHDVAIQDLHVVFAIDRGGLVGADGPTHHGAYDLSYLRVIPGLVIMAPADEQELRDMLYTAVEHKGPIALRYPRGKASGLELRKEFQQVQIGKAVCLRKGEDVAILAVGNMVSYAMKSAELLQNGGINAEIVNMRFVKPLDTDLLDDIATRFQYVLTVEDNAVLGGFGSAVAEYFAQKKLPNMHLRVHGLPDEFIEQGSQEELHRSLNLDALGIARTAADLAGVTLSTAVENIA, encoded by the coding sequence ATGTCCACCTCATCACATACACCCATTCTTGACAGGGTAAACGATCCCTCCGATATCCGGAAGCTCGAAGCAAACGACCTTCGGCAGCTCTGTGCGGATATCCGCACATTTTTGATCGATAATGTCGCCCGTACGGGTGGACACCTGGGTGCAGGGCTCGGAACCGTGGAACTGGCGGTCGCGCTGCATTACGCGTTCCAGACACCGGAAGACAAGATTATCTGGGATGTCGGCCATCAGGCGTATCCGCACAAAATTATCACAGGACGCAAGGATCGTTTCCATACGATTCGCCAGTATGGCGGTATCAGTGGTTTCCTCAAGCGGAAGGAGAGTCCATACGACGTCTTTGGTGCGGGACATGCCACCACATCCATTTCAGCAGCGCTGGGCATCGCCGTTGCGCGTGATTTCAAGGGAGAAGACTACCGTGTGGTGAGCGTCATCGGTGACGGCGCCATGACGGGAGGAATGGCGTATGAAGCCATGAATAACTGCGGACTGCTGAAAAAGAATATGGTTGTGGTCCTCAACGACAACAACATGTCCATCGCACCGAATGTCTGGGCGATTTCCAATTATTTCAACGAGATCATCGCCTCACCGACATACAACCGTTTCCGCGCGAACATCTGGGATCTCGCCGGGAAGCTCGACCATATCGGCGACCGTCTCCGTAAGGTCGCAGCGCGACTCGAGGGAGGAATCAAGTCCGTTCTTACCCCCGGAATGCTTTTTGAAGCGCTCGGTTTCCGTTACTTCGGTCCCATCAGCGGACACAACGTGGTGACGCTTACAAAGATTTTCGAGGAAGTGCAGGACTGGAGTGGTCCCGTCCTTGTGCATGTCATCACCCAGAAGGGCAAAGGCTATGCGCCGGCTGAGAAGGACGGCATGAACCTTCACGGTGTGAGTCCCTTTGACAAGATGACCGGCAAGTCGCCGAAAAGCGCTTCGGTCGCACCGAGCTACACCGCGGTGTTTGCCGATGCACTGGTGGACCTCGTTCGGGAGAACGACAGGGTCGTCGGGATTACGGCCGCGATGTCTTCAGGTACCGGACTCGACAAACTGCAGCGTGAGGAACCCGATAAATATTTCGATGTCGGCATCGCCGAACAGCATGCGGTGACCTTCGCGGCCGGAATGGCCACCGAAGGCTACGTTCCCGTGACCGCTATCTACTCAACGTTCCTGCAGCGCGCGTTCGACCAGGTTATTCACGATGTCGCCATCCAGGATCTGCACGTCGTGTTCGCCATTGATCGGGGCGGACTCGTCGGTGCTGATGGGCCCACGCATCATGGGGCGTACGATCTCAGCTATCTGCGCGTCATACCGGGACTGGTGATCATGGCGCCTGCTGACGAACAGGAACTTCGCGACATGCTTTACACCGCTGTGGAGCACAAGGGTCCCATTGCACTGCGCTATCCGCGCGGCAAGGCGTCAGGACTCGAATTGCGCAAGGAATTCCAGCAGGTTCAGATCGGCAAAGCCGTCTGTCTGCGGAAAGGCGAGGACGTTGCCATTCTCGCTGTCGGCAATATGGTGTCGTATGCCATGAAATCTGCCGAGCTGCTGCAGAACGGCGGCATCAACGCCGAGATCGTAAACATGCGTTTCGTCAAACCACTTGATACCGATCTGCTTGACGATATCGCGACGCGCTTCCAGTACGTTCTTACTGTTGAGGACAATGCCGTGCTCGGTGGTTTCGGTTCGGCAGTTGCGGAGTATTTTGCACAGAAGAAGCTTCCGAACATGCATCTCCGCGTCCACGGTTTGCCGGACGAGTTCATCGAGCAGGGCTCGCAGGAGGAACTGCATCGCAGTCTCAATCTCGATGCGCTCGGGATTGCGCGTACTGCAGCCGATCTTGCCGGTGTCACGCTCAGTACAGCTGTTGAAAATATTGCCTGA
- the ribD gene encoding bifunctional diaminohydroxyphosphoribosylaminopyrimidine deaminase/5-amino-6-(5-phosphoribosylamino)uracil reductase RibD, whose amino-acid sequence MKKDSQYMMKCLQLAERGRGSVEPNPMVGCIIVNGGRIVGKGWHQQYGGAHAEVEALRDAGSKARGSTVYVSLEPCNHFGKTPPCSEALIEAGVRKVVIGMPDPNPDVTGSGAERLRQAGIAVVEDVERERCEALNEVYLVNAVQKRPFVLCKVAQTMDGYIAAMKGTSHWITSEESRTEVHRLRSLYDAVLVGAETVRKDNPSLNVRHIKGRHPKRIVLTRSWNLPQSAVVFSDERKDETIVVTSKKSAREHGESVARFRKRGVQVLEATTDVMEFASLKAALTTLYSKYGIRSILVEGGAEIFSAFLRARFVDRLDVFTAPKIIGQGRGAFSALRPLHLSDAWRFRVEDVLRMGDDVYTILRPARED is encoded by the coding sequence ATGAAAAAAGACAGCCAGTACATGATGAAGTGCCTGCAGCTGGCGGAGCGGGGACGCGGCAGCGTCGAACCCAATCCCATGGTTGGCTGCATCATCGTCAATGGCGGACGCATTGTCGGCAAGGGATGGCATCAGCAGTACGGCGGTGCGCATGCGGAAGTCGAGGCCCTGCGGGACGCCGGAAGCAAGGCGCGTGGAAGCACTGTGTATGTCTCACTCGAGCCCTGCAACCATTTCGGCAAAACGCCACCTTGCAGCGAAGCGCTGATTGAAGCAGGAGTGCGCAAAGTCGTCATCGGCATGCCCGATCCGAATCCCGACGTCACTGGCTCCGGGGCCGAACGGCTTCGCCAGGCGGGCATCGCCGTAGTCGAAGATGTCGAGCGCGAACGCTGTGAGGCACTCAATGAAGTGTATCTCGTAAACGCCGTGCAAAAGCGTCCCTTCGTGCTCTGCAAGGTCGCGCAGACAATGGATGGCTACATCGCTGCGATGAAAGGCACCTCGCACTGGATTACCTCCGAGGAATCCCGCACGGAAGTGCATCGCCTGCGATCGCTGTACGATGCCGTCCTCGTCGGCGCGGAAACCGTACGGAAGGACAATCCATCACTCAACGTCCGTCATATCAAGGGTCGGCACCCGAAACGCATCGTGCTTACGCGTTCCTGGAATCTTCCGCAATCCGCGGTTGTATTCAGTGATGAACGAAAAGATGAAACCATCGTGGTGACCTCGAAGAAAAGCGCACGTGAGCATGGGGAGTCCGTCGCGCGCTTCCGCAAGCGTGGAGTGCAGGTGCTCGAAGCCACGACGGACGTCATGGAATTCGCATCCCTCAAGGCGGCTCTGACGACGCTGTACAGCAAGTACGGGATTCGCTCCATACTTGTCGAGGGAGGAGCCGAGATCTTTTCAGCGTTTCTCCGGGCACGATTTGTGGACCGACTGGACGTGTTCACCGCTCCAAAGATCATTGGGCAGGGAAGAGGGGCTTTTTCCGCGTTGCGTCCCCTGCATCTCTCCGATGCCTGGCGTTTCCGCGTTGAGGACGTCCTTCGCATGGGCGACGATGTCTATACTATTCTCAGACCAGCACGGGAGGATTGA